A window from Drosophila nasuta strain 15112-1781.00 chromosome 3, ASM2355853v1, whole genome shotgun sequence encodes these proteins:
- the LOC132794264 gene encoding uncharacterized protein LOC132794264, translated as MELTLEELARIALGVPEMNHVNVAVLHSLLDALMKKLDCQKDLVTIGGFEGKCLERLLERSKISPLPFDVATIVPISSELEKVEAMEKRIASLEAKLDAHFQQIRVCNKVNSKKYQKQIWEQYSSPCEDLCTVCDEDNKIACSLLQNMDFMKKLLRRIASPMMEEMEEIKRNLSEFYEKLKKFLKKTEALFERLELVKQCVIEIENLRELVKNYNLTFLGTMEELQDMLDSKLDKVHMPALKKYIRDHFDDIELRLSKIEEKDSCPRAAGFVNTGIRCISCGNNRIGVDVGPLNIGPLPDATAQHLPHHLQNNCQKALVFRTNDKEPTLMVRVNNLDLNVIQQRLNRPSGKVCKLPDANDTIYGVRNSVYSA; from the coding sequence ATGGAACTAACTTTGGAGGAGTTGGCACGCATCGCTTTGGGCGTGCCCGAGATGAATCATGTGAATGTGGCCGTGTTGCACAGTCTGCTCGATGCGCTGATGAAGAAACTTGATTGCCAAAAGGATTTGGTTACTATTGGCGGCTTCGAAGGCAAATGCTTAGAGCGTTTGCTAGAACGCTCGAAAATTTCCCCTCTGCCCTTCGATGTGGCCACCATTGTGCCCATTTCATCGGAGTTGGAGAAAGTCGAGGCAATGGAGAAACGCATCGCGAGCCTCGAGGCAAAGTTGGATGCACACTTTCAGCAGATACGTGTGTGCAACAAAGTGAACAGCAAAAAGTATCAGAAGCAAATCTGGGAACAGTATTCATCGCCTTGTGAGGATCTGTGCACCGTGTGCGATGAGGACAACAAGATCGCGTGTAGTTTGCTGCAGAACATGGACTTTATGAAGAAGCTGCTGCGACGCATCGCTTCGCCCATGATGGAAGAGATGGAGGAGATCAAACGCAATCTGAGCGAATTCTACGAGAAACTCAAAAAGTTTCTCAAGAAAACCGAAGCGCTCTTCGAACGTCTCGAGCTGGTGAAGCAGTGCGTCATTGAGATTGAGAATCTGCGTGAGCTGGTGAAGAATTACAATCTCACATTTCTTGGGACAATGGAGGAACTGCAGGATATGCTCGATAGCAAGCTGGATAAAGTGCATATGCCTGCTCTGAAGAAGTACATTCGCGATCACTTCGATGACATTGAGTTGCGGCTGTCAAAGATCGAGGAAAAGGATTCGTGTCCACGTGCTGCGGGCTTTGTCAACACCGGCATTCGTTGCATCTCGTGTGGTAACAATCGCATTGGTGTCGATGTCGGACCGTTGAACATTGGTCCGCTGCCCGATGCAACCGCACAACATTTGCCACATCATCTGCAGAACAATTGTCAGAAAGCTTTGGTCTTCCGCACCAACGACAAGGAGCCAACGCTGATGGTGCGGGTTAATAATCTAGATTTGAATGTGATACAACAACGTTTGAATCGACCCTCGGGTAAAGTGTGCAAGCTACCGGATGCCAATGACACCATCTACGGCGTTCGCAATTCCGTTTACTCCGCTTGA